TTGTGTTTTTGTCGTTACACATTAAGATATTTGAGCTGCCTTCAGTGTGAATCTGGGATTTCCCCTGCAGTGTTTTCAACATTTTAACTGGAGTCAAATCATATTTCTGTGTCTCTTTTTACCTCATTCTTTTGGGTGTTTTAATTCCTGATGGTGCTAAGCTAACGGCGCTAAGCTAACGGCGCTATGCTAACGGCGCTAAGCTAGCGGTGCTAAGCTAACGGCGCTAACCTTGCATGtacagtttgtttttaaatgggccGCAGCTCAAAATGTATTTCTTGTAgtctgttgttgtttttctgtgtgttgatgtttgttttttatGAAATGACAGTGATATCAGTAAATATTAGTGATGTAAACAAATTGATGATTTAAAAAGTGCAAGAGGGATTTTCATGGGATCTGTTTCCTTTTCAGGACTttattgtttttactgttttctgTAATTAAACTCATACATGCAGGATGGAGTTCCCCCAGATGTCTTTTCTTATTTCTCTTTATCATATTGTTCATGGAGTATATTTATGTAGCAAGTGCAATGTCATGATTCCACCACAAGAGGGCGCCGTTGTGCTGCAGTATATCATTGTGTCATCTTCCGGTAGATCGTGTGGAtccggggtgtttctcaatgtcgaggaaggctgctcctgagccactatttcaagcatactaagtcatcgagtgccgccgaagcactgttccaatgtccagcatatttggaattctaccgagcccggcatacttcgtttggagaaatttcgaggctgcacatgtgtagactgactccggtcttaaaatccccacaatgctttgcgcacggaccaatttccccaaatctgtggcgggaatcacgctccatttaaggcggggcctcgcatatgacgcacacctgttccaccattcttcgtttttccgaggctaggaaggattcttgcctcgcttctgaagcaagtgactcggaagacatgtgctaccaagcaagcgtcctcgacattgagaaacaccccgagTCATTGGAGAGACGTCCAATACTAAGATATATAAGATACTttttaaaaaactaaataaactacccagtatgaactgtGTTAGAGCCCTTATTAGAATGATTaggtccttaaagttgtaaaacgCACTAAAAGCCAAATCTAGTTTTATTTCCTGTCTCCATTCATTCTACTGAGCCGAGAGTGGGAGctcgggggcggggcttaaggggcgcaTGCTCTGTGAGCGCACATTACAGGTTCTTCTGCCCTGACAGCTAGGCatgatgggtaatctgtgacggtTCGCTCTGTGCCTTCATGcaccaatgagcagctctcataggaaagaccgagaccccgcctccgacgctgtatccagttcttattatacatccatgggtcaTTTCCTGTGCCTTTGTCAGTTTATTTGCTTTATTTTCTCTTCAATGTAGAAATATAAGGTTGCTTGAGACCGAAACACTCGTGTAAAATACAAATGGAAAGTAGAAgctcaattattattattattattattcagtaAATAATTATTCTGAGGTGACACCTGGTAACTGATCTCTATTTACAATATGTACATCTCGTTGAGTCGGAGAAGTTCTCGCTTCATAACAAAAATACTGATTTTAAAGTTCACTCAAACGGTTTACGTCTCCCAGGGTTTGAGCCTCCTCTCCATCTGAGAGGCAGTGGGACTCTCGTTCGTTGGTTTTATTTCCAGTGTGGCGGCTCCGGGCACTTCCTGTCCCGCCTGAACGAATTGCATCACCTCGGCAAAGGAGAGCTGCTTCTCCTCCGTCTCTCCAGATGCTTCTGTGGATCTTTCTCTTGGTTCGGCAGATGTTCCTGTGGATGTGTCTCTACGTTCTCCAGATGTTCCTGTTGATGTTCCTGTAGATATTTCTCTAGGTTCTCCAGGTGTTCCCGCAGATGTGTCTCTACGTTCTCTAGAAGTTCCTGTTGATGTTCCCGCAGATGTATCTCTACGTTCTCCAGATGTTCCTGTAGTAGATGTCCCTGTAGGTTCTCCAGATGTTCCTGTAGTAGATGTCCCTGTAGGTTCTCCAGATGTTCCTGTAGTAGATGTCCCTGTAGGTTCTCCAGATATTCCTGTAGTAGATGTTCCTGTAGTAGATGTCCCTGTAGGTTCTCCAGATATTCCTGTAGTAGATGTTCCTGTAGTAGATGTCCCTGTAGGTTCTCCAGATGTTCCTGTAGTAGATGTCCCAGTAGGTTCTCCAGATGTTCCTGTAGTAGATGTCCCTGTAGGTTCTCCAGATGTTCCTGTAGTAGATGTCCCTGTAGGTTCTCCAGATGTTCCTGTAGTAGATGTCCCAGTAGGTTCTCCAGATGTTCCTGTAGGTTCTCCAGATGTTCCTGTAGTAGATGTCCTTGTAGGTTCTCCAGATGTTCCTCCTCTCTGCTCCTCCCTGTTCTCAGAGTCCTGGTGTTTCCTCCACTCTCTGTATCTCGTCCGGTCGATGGGCTCCACACACCTGCAGACAAGCATCACATTTAGTCAGTtactgcactgtgtgtgtgtgtgtgtgtgtgtgtgtgtgtgtgtgtgtgtgtgtgtgtgtgtgtgtgtgtgtgtgtgtgtgtgtgtgtgtgtgtgtgtgtgtgtgtgtgtgtgtgtgtgtgtgtgtgtgtgtgtgtgtgtgtgtgtgtgtgtgtgtgtgtgtgtgtgtgtgtgtggtcttttTTCTCTATAGTTATGTCCTTAAATGTTGCATTACCTCGCCTCTTATTTGTTATATTTGTTATATATTGTTAAGCACCAAACACCAAGGTAGATTCCTTACGAGTGAAGACATCTGAATGTATAAAGTAACTGAAGCTGTCGGAAACATGCAGTAGAGTAATTAAGACAGTACTATACATGTGTACTTATTGGCAGTACTTTAGTAACTGCAGGTATTTCCTCTCAGAAGAGCTTCTCCTctgcagttttcattgttattgtagtTTTCTTCTCTATAGTTAAGTTCTTAAATGTTGCATTACTTTGCCTCTTATAttttatatgtgtatatatgttatgctccaaacatcaaCGTGGATTAatgatttaaatacatttttagcCAAAGATTCCTTGCAAGTAGAAAGTATTTTTCTACATAATTAGTACTAAATAAATAGTACTTGCAGGTGTTTCCTACCTGTTGTAGAAGAAGAGTTTCAGCTGCAGCAGTTTCTCCTCTCTGCAGGTTTTATTTAAATCCTTCAGTCCCTCCTGAAACCTCTGATCAGACTCAAAGTCAAACGAGTGAAACCTCCGGAAAACCGGCTCCATTTAATCTGTGAATAACTTTAATTTATGTGATAATACTTCATCAGAATCCGGTGTCTGTGTGCAGCTGCCTGGCTCTGTTGTTATTCCGCTCGTGTTAAAGCAGGAAAATCAGTGGAGATAAAAGATTATGCAGCCCCCTGTAGGACGGGAGTGTAATTACACTCtgtattttaataataatttaaaaaaatgtatttcttaatcgtggaatacatttaaaaacacacaaatatgttctcttttagtttcaggactcataatgaagTTTGCATGTTAAAAAACTGACCCCCATTGTTGGTAACTTTTGCACATCCATTTTTCTTATTCTTTAAATACAAGTAGTATTTCTCAGAGGTTGTGCGATTTAAGTTATTCTTTAATAGTATAATTATTGGTTTTCAGTTTACAAATTGCACTAAATTAACCAGGGAAACCAGTTATATAAAagaaagcaaacatttcccCCTTTCTGCTCTAATTTTTACccatttttaattaaaaacatcTATTGTATATAATTGAGTATACACAAAAAAGGAGTACATAAATAATGATAACAatataaataatgttttttcaGATCAATGTGCAAGATCATAATCTAAAAATCTAAACTAATTCTATTGACTATATGTTGGAATTAAATGTAGGCATTTTCTTCTAATGCCACGACTTTATAATCCACTCCTTTAATCAGAAATActtttacatttcatttcatttagagGACGCTTGTATCCAAATCAGCTTACTATAAAGTACTATACATACTAACGTTTTGATATGTTCGCCCCCCCCTCTATTTAATTAAAGAAGTAACAAAGAACATTGAAATAACTAttagttagtgtgtgtgtgtgtttctctgtatgtgtgtgtgtttctctgtgtgtgtgtttctttgtgtgtgtgtgcgtggcagAAACTTGACACTGTGTTATTGTGTGACAGACAGCTGCTGCCAGGCGCCACCAAAATATATTTCAACACTCAAAGAAAAATCTTTACCGTCTCACGTTTAAAATCACAAAGTCAGGAAACTACTTCAGGTTTATTTATATGTGTTTTGAGAGAAAGTGGAGAGGCTCCTGATCTCAGAGAggatctgacaggagaggaaatCTTATCTCATTATCGACTCAGCCCTCACTCTTCCTTTTTGAGCGTTTGACGTAACAGCTGATCTCTGCACGGTAAACAAGGCTCTGCAGATTAGCTTAAGAGACAAAGGGCCCACAGCCACACTGTGGCTAGTCATGTTGAGTCACTTTGCCCTCGTTTTGAATGTTTTGTTAAAAAAATGTGTGTCTTTTtctagatgttttttttttagtgttgggtttgtgtgtttttatgGTAATTGTATGACCCTCAATAGTCCTATTTTGTCTCTTTCTGGTCTCTTTTTGGTAATTTTATATCGCTTTGTAGTCATTTAACGTCATTTGTGATGAGTTTgtctattttgttgttgttttgctgTCATTTAAATCATTTTGAATGCATTTGGAGTCTCTTTTAGGTTCGTATNNNNNNNNNNNNNNNNNNNNNNNNNNNNNNNNNNNNNNNNNNNNNNNNNNNNNNNNNNNNNNNNNNNNNNNNNNNNNNNNNNNNNNNNNNNNNNNNNNNNNNNNNNNNNNNNNNNNNNNNNNNNNNNNNNNNNNNNNNNNNNNNNNNNNNNNNNNNNNNNNNNNNNNNNNNNNNNNNNNNNNNNNNNNNNNNNNNNNNNNNNNNNNNNNNNNNNNNNNNNNNNNNNNNNNNNNNNNNNNNNNNNNNNNNNNNNNNNNNNNNNNNNNNNNNNNNNNNNNNNNNNNNNNNNNNNNNNNNNNNNNNNNNNNNNNNNNNNNNNNNNNNNNNNNNNNNNNNNNNNNNNNNNNNNNNNNNNNNNNNNNNNNNNNNNNNNNNNNNNNNNNNNNNNNNNNNNNNNNNNNNNNNNNNNNNNNNNNNNNNNNNNNNNNNNNNNNNNNNNNNNNNNNNNNNNNNNNNNNNNNNNNNNNNNNNNNNNNNNNNNNNNNNNNNNNNNNNNNNNNCGGCTCAAATAAAAACAGCATGCGTGATGAAGACATGTTGAACTAATGACGCTTCTGTGGCGGCAGGGAAGTGTTTCACAGCTCAGTGAGTCAGGCTGCTGTCGAATGCAGTCCGACGGGAATCGCAGTGATTCAGTCAAAAGCCAGACATTTTACCTTCGTGGCCATTTTGCCTCTTTTCCGCCTCTTGCTGCTTTTTCTGAACGATTTGTTGATTTGCGTCGTCTTTTTCAGTCATTTTGCTTTTCGGTCTCGTGAGCTTAGTTTTGCCCGTTCTTCTCGATGCTTCCCATATGCCTCCCTTTCTGGTGGTTTTGCATCTTGTGTTGTCCTCGTTGGAGTTTAGGTTTTTGAGTTTTGCATCTCATTTTGCTTTTTACCATTTTTAACTAGTTTGCAACTTGTTTTTTATTCTCATCTGAGTGACATTTTTACGCCTTTTTTATAGATATTTTGTTTCAAATCTTCTGTtacttttgtagagattttgcATCTTCTCTTTTGTCTCCTTTGAGTCTCGTTTTACGCCTTTTTTCTATCCTATTTCTCTTTTTTGACTCTTTCTAGTTTTTTCACGCCTTGTTTTTTAGTCTTATTTGAgtcttgttttgtctttgtctttctacttcttacatgttgaacccaaat
This Pseudochaenichthys georgianus chromosome 7, fPseGeo1.2, whole genome shotgun sequence DNA region includes the following protein-coding sequences:
- the LOC117449065 gene encoding protein SPT2 homolog, whose product is MEPVFRRFHSFDFESDQRFQEGLKDLNKTCREEKLLQLKLFFYNRCVEPIDRTRYREWRKHQDSENREEQRGGTSGEPTRTSTTGTSGEPTGTSGEPTGTSTTGTSGEPTGTSTTGTSGEPTGTSTTGTSGEPTGTSTTGTSGEPTGTSTTGTSTTGISGEPTGTSTTGTSTTGISGEPTGTSTTGTSGEPTGTSTTGTSGEPTGTSTTGTSGERRDTSAGTSTGTSRERRDTSAGTPGEPREISTGTSTGTSGERRDTSTGTSAEPRERSTEASGETEEKQLSFAEVMQFVQAGQEVPGAATLEIKPTNESPTASQMERRLKPWET